A single region of the Streptomyces virginiae genome encodes:
- a CDS encoding DUF4349 domain-containing protein — MRSFDRHRSAAALAALSLVGALALTGCGASGQGSANDKAAVAPAADGKAPEGAAAAPAPAGSAGAAGSSTDTGKNDRPPVAVRPNVIRTATLGIETADVQKTLAAARTAADDAGGYVGNESTKRGENGRMTSTLTLRVPGERYDAVLGAMEGSGKLLHRKVDAQDVTEKVADIGSRVASQQASVARVREMMGKASALSEVVMLESELSRRQSDLESLLAQQTALKDRTSLGTITLEVSEPVAKPEPEKKEKKKEPTFLGALGGGWDVFTKVVRYLTVAVGAVLPFALTAAVVLVLFRVYRRWRPAAPKPAPAPWRPTVPAARKAPDAEADVQD; from the coding sequence ATGCGTAGCTTCGACAGACACCGTTCCGCGGCGGCCCTGGCCGCCCTCTCGCTGGTCGGGGCGCTCGCCCTCACCGGCTGCGGGGCGAGCGGCCAGGGCTCCGCGAACGACAAGGCCGCGGTGGCGCCCGCCGCCGACGGCAAGGCTCCGGAGGGCGCCGCGGCGGCCCCGGCGCCGGCGGGGTCCGCGGGCGCCGCGGGCTCCTCCACCGACACCGGTAAGAACGACCGGCCGCCGGTCGCGGTCCGCCCGAACGTCATCCGCACGGCGACGCTCGGCATCGAGACGGCGGACGTCCAGAAGACGCTCGCCGCGGCCCGCACGGCCGCCGACGACGCGGGCGGCTACGTCGGCAACGAGTCCACCAAGCGCGGCGAGAACGGCCGGATGACCTCGACGCTGACCCTGCGGGTGCCGGGCGAGCGCTACGACGCCGTGCTCGGCGCCATGGAGGGCAGCGGGAAGCTCCTGCACCGCAAGGTCGACGCGCAGGACGTCACGGAGAAGGTCGCCGACATCGGCAGCCGTGTCGCCTCGCAGCAGGCCAGCGTGGCGCGGGTGCGGGAGATGATGGGCAAGGCCTCGGCGCTGAGCGAGGTGGTGATGCTGGAGAGCGAGCTGTCGCGCCGTCAGTCCGACCTGGAGTCGTTGCTCGCGCAGCAGACGGCGCTGAAGGACCGGACCTCGCTGGGCACGATCACGCTGGAGGTCTCGGAGCCGGTCGCGAAGCCGGAGCCGGAGAAGAAGGAGAAGAAGAAGGAGCCCACCTTCCTGGGGGCGCTGGGCGGGGGCTGGGACGTCTTCACGAAGGTCGTGCGCTATCTGACGGTGGCGGTGGGCGCGGTGCTGCCGTTCGCGCTGACGGCCGCGGTGGTGCTGGTGCTGTTCCGGGTCTACCGGCGGTGGCGTCCGGCGGCGCCGAAGCCGGCCCCGGCGCCGTGGCGGCCGACGGTGCCGGCGGCCCGGAAGGCTCCGGACGCGGAGGCCGACGTACAGGACTGA
- the hemG gene encoding protoporphyrinogen oxidase — MRTDRPGGSPRSAGSPGHAVVIGGGIAGLAAAHRLLAEGVRVTLLEAGPRLGGKLYSGELAGAPVDLGAESMLARRPEAVALAEAVGLADAVQPPATATAHLWTRGALRPMPRGHVMGVPGDLGPLAASGVLSAEGLARIEAERTLPPTEIGDDVAVGEYVAARLGHEVVDRLVEPLLGGVYAGDAYRISMRAAVPQLFEVARTHALLGDGVRALQRRAQASPQQAGPVFAGIDGGIGRLPIAVAEACRAAGARLVTDTPVSEVVRTAEGWRVVAGAEVVDADAVILATPAGAAARLLDGLAPAAAAELRGVEYASMALITMAFRRSDLPESVSDGGASGFLVPPVDGRTIKASTFSSNKWAWAGTDPDLFLLRTSVGRHADEKDLSREDGELVDVSLADLGEAVGLAARPIASTVTRWEGGLPQYPVGHLDRVARIRSAVAALPGLAVCGAVYDGVGIPACVASAGKAVDAVIAALGARTAPLAQTTDQRTGQ, encoded by the coding sequence ATGCGTACGGATCGGCCGGGCGGCTCACCCCGGTCCGCCGGCTCCCCGGGCCACGCCGTCGTCATCGGCGGCGGTATCGCGGGCCTCGCGGCAGCCCACCGGCTGCTCGCCGAAGGCGTCCGCGTCACCCTGCTGGAAGCCGGACCGCGGCTCGGCGGCAAGCTGTACTCCGGTGAGCTCGCCGGCGCCCCCGTGGACCTCGGCGCCGAATCCATGCTCGCCCGCCGCCCCGAGGCCGTGGCCCTCGCCGAGGCCGTGGGCCTGGCCGACGCCGTGCAGCCGCCCGCCACCGCCACCGCCCACCTGTGGACCCGCGGCGCGCTGCGGCCGATGCCGCGCGGCCATGTCATGGGCGTCCCCGGCGACCTGGGACCGCTCGCCGCCTCCGGGGTGCTCTCCGCCGAGGGACTGGCCCGTATCGAGGCCGAGCGGACGCTGCCGCCCACCGAGATCGGCGACGACGTCGCCGTCGGCGAGTACGTCGCGGCCCGCCTCGGCCACGAGGTCGTCGACCGGCTGGTGGAACCGCTGCTCGGCGGGGTCTACGCGGGCGACGCCTATCGCATCTCCATGCGGGCCGCCGTGCCCCAGCTCTTCGAGGTCGCCCGTACGCACGCCCTCCTGGGCGACGGCGTCCGCGCGTTGCAGCGCCGGGCGCAGGCCTCGCCCCAGCAGGCCGGCCCGGTCTTCGCCGGCATCGACGGCGGGATCGGACGGCTCCCGATCGCCGTCGCCGAGGCCTGCCGCGCCGCGGGGGCCCGGCTCGTCACCGACACCCCCGTCAGCGAGGTCGTCCGTACGGCCGAGGGCTGGCGGGTGGTGGCCGGCGCCGAGGTCGTCGACGCCGACGCCGTGATCCTGGCCACGCCGGCCGGGGCCGCCGCACGGCTGCTGGACGGGCTCGCCCCGGCCGCCGCCGCCGAACTGCGCGGGGTCGAGTACGCCTCGATGGCCCTCATCACCATGGCGTTCCGCCGCTCCGACCTGCCGGAGTCCGTCTCCGACGGCGGCGCCAGCGGATTCCTCGTACCGCCCGTCGACGGCCGGACCATCAAGGCCTCCACCTTCTCCAGCAACAAGTGGGCCTGGGCCGGGACGGATCCCGACCTCTTCCTTCTGCGCACCTCGGTCGGCCGGCACGCGGACGAGAAGGACCTGTCGCGCGAGGACGGCGAGCTCGTCGACGTGTCCCTCGCCGACCTCGGCGAGGCCGTGGGCCTCGCGGCCCGGCCGATCGCCTCCACCGTCACCCGCTGGGAGGGCGGACTGCCCCAGTACCCGGTCGGCCACCTCGACCGGGTCGCCCGGATCCGCAGCGCCGTCGCGGCCCTGCCGGGCCTCGCGGTGTGCGGCGCGGTCTACGACGGCGTGGGCATCCCGGCCTGCGTCGCGAGCGCCGGCAAGGCCGTGGACGCGGTGATCGCCGCGCTCGGCGCGCGTACGGCACCCCTGGCACAGACCACTGATCAGCGCACGGGACAATAG
- the hemQ gene encoding hydrogen peroxide-dependent heme synthase, with the protein MTAPEKIPNAGKKAKDLNEVIRYTLWSVFKLKDVLPEDRTGYADEVQELFDQLAAKDITVRGSYDVSGLRADADVMIWWHAETADELQTAYNLFRRTKLGRALEPVWSNMALHRPAEFNKSHIPAFLADEVAREYVSVYPFVRSYDWYLLPDEDRRRMLADHGKMARGYPDVRANTVASFSLGDYEWLLAFEADELYRIVDLMRHLRASEARMHVREEVPFYTGRRKSVADLVAGLA; encoded by the coding sequence ATGACTGCACCAGAGAAGATTCCCAACGCGGGGAAGAAGGCGAAGGACCTCAACGAGGTCATCCGCTACACCCTGTGGTCCGTCTTCAAGCTGAAGGACGTTCTTCCCGAGGACCGCACCGGCTACGCCGACGAGGTCCAGGAGCTGTTCGACCAGCTTGCCGCCAAGGACATCACCGTCCGCGGCAGCTACGACGTCTCCGGCCTGCGCGCCGACGCCGACGTCATGATCTGGTGGCACGCCGAGACGGCGGACGAGCTGCAGACCGCCTACAACCTGTTCCGCCGCACCAAGCTGGGCCGCGCCCTGGAGCCGGTGTGGTCGAACATGGCCCTGCACCGCCCGGCCGAGTTCAACAAGTCGCACATCCCGGCCTTCCTGGCCGACGAGGTCGCGCGCGAGTACGTCAGCGTGTACCCCTTCGTGCGCAGTTACGACTGGTACCTGCTGCCCGACGAGGACCGCCGCCGCATGCTCGCCGACCACGGCAAGATGGCCCGCGGCTACCCCGACGTGCGCGCCAACACCGTCGCCTCCTTCTCCCTGGGCGACTACGAGTGGCTGCTGGCCTTCGAGGCGGACGAGCTGTACCGCATCGTCGACCTCATGCGTCACCTGCGCGCCTCCGAGGCCCGCATGCACGTCCGTGAAGAGGTGCCCTTCTACACCGGGCGCCGCAAGTCCGTCGCCGACCTGGTGGCCGGGCTCGCCTGA
- a CDS encoding alpha/beta hydrolase — protein sequence MRTGLAGRAAAGAALSVLLCVPAHAARPSPPGPTGDTDGTATEAAAGAALVARRAAARATAEGSGGLDFRRCPDAEELPAPVRCATLRVPLDYARPDGPQISLTVSKVAATGARGAVRQGALVHNPGGPGASGMYFPLLADLPGWERIAAAYDLVGYAPRGVGRSAPLSCQDPARGAKGPTQVPADPSPVYKTQRLAAARAYARGCARRAGAALPHYTTLNNARDLDVLRAALGERKLSFMGASYGTYLGAVYATLHPGRVGRMVLDSAVDPDPRRVWYRNNLDQSAGFERRWYDFRAWAARHHATYGLGATPAAVQASYARVRDAVARTPAGGVVGTGELRAAYLQAVYYDDVWPDRAAALAAFLRGDPARLTAQAAPDPRTAAEAENATAVYTAVLCNDASWPADWETWDRDHTELAREAPFETWANAFLNLPCASWPVRERQRPVAVGAQPERLPGTLVVAAERDGATPYPGALELQRRLGAGASLVTETGAGSHGVVGGRNGCVDRHVERYLLTGATPGWRVTCAPHPEPAPVSLDDRAASTHRALLPPVV from the coding sequence ATGCGGACGGGACTCGCGGGTCGGGCGGCGGCCGGGGCGGCGCTCTCCGTCCTTCTCTGCGTTCCGGCCCATGCCGCGCGGCCGAGCCCGCCCGGCCCCACCGGCGATACCGACGGGACGGCCACCGAGGCCGCCGCGGGCGCCGCCCTCGTCGCCCGCCGCGCGGCGGCCCGGGCCACGGCCGAAGGCAGCGGCGGCCTCGACTTCCGCCGCTGCCCCGACGCCGAGGAACTGCCCGCCCCGGTCCGGTGCGCGACCCTGCGCGTCCCGCTCGACTACGCCCGCCCCGACGGTCCGCAGATCTCCCTCACCGTCAGCAAGGTCGCCGCGACCGGCGCCCGCGGCGCCGTCCGTCAGGGCGCGCTCGTCCACAACCCGGGCGGCCCCGGAGCCTCCGGCATGTACTTCCCGCTGCTCGCCGACCTCCCCGGTTGGGAGCGGATCGCCGCCGCCTACGACCTGGTCGGCTACGCCCCGCGCGGCGTGGGCCGCTCCGCCCCGCTCTCCTGCCAGGACCCCGCCCGGGGGGCCAAGGGTCCCACCCAGGTCCCGGCCGACCCCTCGCCCGTGTACAAGACGCAGCGTCTGGCGGCCGCCCGGGCCTACGCCCGCGGCTGCGCGCGGCGGGCCGGCGCGGCCCTGCCGCACTACACGACGCTCAACAACGCCCGCGATCTGGACGTCCTGCGGGCCGCGCTCGGTGAGCGGAAGCTGAGTTTCATGGGCGCCTCGTACGGCACCTACCTCGGCGCCGTCTACGCCACCCTGCATCCGGGGCGCGTAGGACGGATGGTCCTGGACTCGGCGGTCGACCCCGACCCGCGCCGCGTCTGGTACCGCAACAACCTCGACCAGTCGGCCGGCTTCGAGCGCCGCTGGTACGACTTCCGCGCCTGGGCGGCCCGGCACCACGCCACGTACGGCCTCGGCGCCACCCCGGCGGCGGTGCAGGCGAGCTATGCGCGCGTGCGGGACGCGGTGGCCCGTACTCCGGCGGGCGGGGTCGTCGGCACCGGCGAACTGCGGGCCGCCTACCTCCAGGCCGTGTACTACGACGACGTGTGGCCGGACCGGGCGGCGGCCCTCGCGGCCTTCCTGCGCGGCGATCCCGCGCGACTGACCGCCCAGGCAGCCCCGGACCCCCGGACGGCGGCCGAGGCGGAGAACGCGACGGCGGTGTACACGGCGGTGTTGTGCAACGACGCCTCCTGGCCCGCGGACTGGGAGACCTGGGACCGCGACCACACCGAGCTGGCGCGCGAAGCCCCGTTCGAGACCTGGGCCAATGCCTTCCTGAACCTCCCGTGCGCCTCCTGGCCGGTACGGGAGCGGCAGCGGCCGGTGGCGGTCGGGGCGCAGCCGGAGCGGCTGCCCGGGACCCTGGTGGTCGCGGCGGAGCGGGACGGGGCGACGCCGTACCCGGGCGCGCTGGAACTGCAGCGGCGGCTCGGCGCGGGGGCTTCGCTGGTGACGGAGACGGGGGCCGGCTCCCACGGAGTGGTCGGCGGCCGCAACGGCTGCGTCGACCGTCACGTGGAGCGGTATCTGCTGACGGGCGCCACCCCCGGGTGGCGTGTCACGTGTGCGCCGCATCCGGAGCCCGCACCGGTGTCGCTGGACGACCGGGCAGCGAGCACCCACAGGGCACTGCTGCCGCCTGTCGTCTGA
- a CDS encoding TIGR04222 domain-containing membrane protein codes for MNLLAVAIWIAVFLSSVLLMVRLRGARSAPAGPPPVLHDLSEAAFLVGGPGTVVDAALVSMLGDGRLVAGGPGIVQVRPGARAVDPAERAVLQAHRAAPSGWLYQVRYGAMCDPAVQEIGGALADRGLITPPGSGLRRVRRHGLIQAVVCALLLFPVSLVLTVVALALDSGSGVPFIGKVAVVLVGGIVVGLVCAARAKSRVTKAGARALRAIRSAHLNDRAPHVQTALFGLRGLRDPYLRQQLVPAVRGTRLAAAQSHTRSTRSHSTDSSSQWSGAEVLPIVWCAGSDGGGGGSSCGSGSGCGSSGGGSGCGGSSGSGCGGSSGSSCGSSSSSSCGSSSSCGSSSSSSCGSSS; via the coding sequence ATGAACCTCCTCGCCGTGGCGATCTGGATCGCCGTCTTCCTCTCCTCCGTCCTGCTGATGGTCAGGCTTCGCGGCGCCCGGTCCGCGCCCGCGGGACCCCCGCCCGTGCTGCACGACCTGTCCGAGGCCGCCTTCCTGGTGGGCGGCCCCGGCACCGTCGTGGACGCCGCGCTCGTCTCCATGCTCGGCGACGGCCGGCTGGTGGCCGGCGGCCCGGGCATCGTCCAGGTACGCCCCGGGGCACGGGCCGTCGACCCCGCCGAGCGGGCCGTCCTCCAGGCCCACCGGGCGGCGCCTTCGGGATGGCTCTACCAGGTGCGCTACGGCGCCATGTGCGACCCGGCCGTGCAGGAGATCGGGGGCGCGCTGGCCGACCGCGGGCTGATCACCCCGCCCGGATCCGGGCTGCGCCGCGTGCGCCGCCACGGGCTGATCCAGGCCGTGGTGTGCGCGCTGCTGCTGTTCCCGGTGTCGCTGGTGCTGACCGTCGTGGCGCTCGCCCTCGATTCCGGTTCCGGGGTTCCGTTCATCGGGAAGGTGGCGGTCGTCCTGGTGGGCGGCATCGTGGTCGGCCTGGTCTGCGCGGCCCGTGCCAAGAGCCGGGTCACCAAGGCCGGGGCGCGGGCGCTGCGCGCGATCCGCTCCGCCCACCTGAACGACCGGGCCCCGCACGTGCAGACGGCGCTGTTCGGGCTCCGGGGTCTGCGGGACCCGTATCTGCGGCAGCAGTTGGTGCCCGCGGTGCGCGGCACCCGGCTGGCCGCGGCCCAGTCGCACACCCGCTCCACCCGCTCCCACAGCACGGACAGCTCCTCTCAGTGGTCGGGGGCCGAGGTGCTGCCGATCGTCTGGTGCGCCGGGAGCGACGGTGGTGGTGGCGGTTCCAGTTGCGGCAGTGGTTCGGGCTGCGGGTCCTCGGGCGGCGGCTCCGGCTGCGGTGGTTCGTCCGGCTCCGGCTGCGGCGGCTCGTCCGGTTCCAGCTGCGGCAGTTCCTCCAGCTCCAGTTGCGGCAGTTCGTCGAGTTGCGGCAGTTCGTCCAGTTCCAGCTGCGGCAGCAGTTCCTGA
- a CDS encoding DUF692 domain-containing protein has product MKPMAHLGVGIGWRPEIADAVERLSGLDWVEVVAENVCPGHLPESLLRLRERGTRVVPHGVSLGLGGADRPDAAKLAALGERAVALGAPLVTEHIAFVRTSSPVLEAGHLLPVPRTRDALDVLCENVRIAQDALPVPLALENIAALFAWPGEELTEGQFLTELVERTGVRLLIDVANLHTNRVNRGEDPAVVLDAIPLEALAYVHVAGGIERAGVWHDTHAHPVPPVVLDLLAELRSRVEPAGVLLERDDDFPSEAELAGELAAIRAVVTAGPAAPAAPITAGSADAARTEPDPIAEPDPVAELDPVAESGPVAESTRTRVALVQAALLSALVAGTPVPEGFDRRRIRVQARALAAKRADVVAKVAPELPVILGGPDPYREAFLSYAKDRPMTSGYRRDALDFAEDLLIRDLPADPAARRRLTLWWRDRAGAKPPRRIVRWARTLSGRAA; this is encoded by the coding sequence CACCTGGGGGTGGGCATCGGCTGGCGGCCGGAGATCGCGGACGCCGTCGAGCGGCTTTCCGGCCTGGACTGGGTCGAGGTGGTGGCCGAGAACGTATGTCCGGGCCACCTGCCCGAGTCCCTGCTGCGACTGCGCGAGCGGGGCACGCGCGTGGTGCCGCACGGGGTCTCGCTCGGCCTCGGCGGCGCGGACCGCCCCGATGCGGCGAAGCTGGCGGCGCTCGGCGAGCGGGCGGTGGCGCTGGGGGCGCCGCTCGTCACCGAGCACATCGCCTTCGTACGGACCTCCTCGCCGGTGCTGGAGGCAGGGCATCTGCTGCCGGTACCGCGCACCCGCGACGCGCTGGACGTGCTGTGCGAGAACGTGCGGATCGCGCAGGACGCCCTGCCGGTCCCCCTCGCCCTGGAGAACATCGCCGCGTTGTTCGCGTGGCCGGGCGAGGAGCTGACGGAAGGGCAGTTCCTCACGGAGCTGGTCGAGCGGACCGGTGTCCGGCTGCTCATCGACGTGGCCAACCTGCACACCAACCGGGTCAACCGGGGCGAGGACCCGGCCGTCGTGCTGGACGCCATCCCGCTGGAGGCACTGGCGTACGTGCACGTGGCGGGCGGGATCGAGCGGGCCGGCGTCTGGCACGACACCCACGCGCACCCGGTCCCGCCGGTGGTCCTCGACCTGCTGGCCGAGCTGCGCTCGCGGGTGGAGCCGGCGGGCGTCCTGCTGGAGCGGGACGACGACTTCCCCTCGGAGGCCGAGCTCGCGGGCGAGCTGGCCGCGATCCGCGCCGTGGTGACGGCCGGACCGGCCGCGCCCGCGGCCCCGATCACCGCCGGGTCCGCGGACGCGGCGCGCACCGAGCCGGACCCGATCGCCGAGCCGGACCCGGTCGCGGAGCTGGATCCGGTCGCGGAGTCGGGCCCCGTCGCGGAGTCGACCCGGACCCGGGTGGCGCTCGTCCAGGCCGCGCTGCTGTCGGCGCTGGTGGCCGGCACCCCCGTACCCGAGGGCTTCGACCGCCGGCGCATCCGGGTGCAGGCCCGGGCCCTGGCCGCCAAGCGGGCCGACGTGGTCGCGAAGGTGGCTCCCGAGCTGCCCGTGATCCTGGGCGGCCCGGACCCGTACCGTGAGGCCTTCCTCTCCTACGCCAAGGACCGCCCGATGACCTCCGGATACCGTCGGGACGCGCTGGACTTCGCCGAGGACCTGCTGATCCGGGACCTGCCGGCCGATCCGGCCGCCCGGCGTCGGCTCACCCTCTGGTGGCGGGACCGGGCCGGGGCCAAACCGCCCCGCCGGATCGTGCGCTGGGCCCGGACGCTGTCGGGGAGAGCCGCATGA